In the genome of Gloeotrichia echinulata CP02, one region contains:
- a CDS encoding helix-turn-helix domain-containing protein, with protein MVVDTCISVQRASQVKQQLEKELLLTNLVIDRVTDAVFWVKPNAKFFYVNDAACSLVGYSRKELLCMSIQDLNLEFLIEVWLQHWETIKQQGSLYFTSLYCNQEGLSLPVEITVTYMEEEGKEYGCLLIRKLNDRQQTPFEIPASLPPALAQTAKPSLSIFPANPLLSQIFEFIEANYHQSISLCDVATAIGYSPAYLTNLVRRHTGQPVNHWIIERRMAEARALLIETNQSVHEIAETVGYQNEGHFFRQFRHHHKTTPQVWRKAQREEHLKIVH; from the coding sequence ATGGTTGTTGACACCTGTATTTCAGTGCAACGTGCCTCTCAAGTCAAACAGCAGCTAGAAAAGGAGTTGCTGCTTACTAACTTGGTGATAGATCGTGTGACAGATGCAGTATTCTGGGTCAAGCCAAACGCAAAGTTTTTCTACGTCAATGATGCAGCGTGCAGTTTAGTAGGGTATTCCCGTAAGGAATTACTCTGCATGAGTATACAAGACTTAAACTTGGAATTTTTGATAGAAGTTTGGTTACAGCACTGGGAAACTATCAAACAGCAGGGTTCTTTATACTTTACTTCCCTATATTGCAATCAGGAAGGCCTTAGCTTACCAGTAGAAATCACAGTTACCTATATGGAAGAGGAAGGTAAGGAGTATGGCTGTCTCTTGATCCGCAAACTTAACGATCGCCAACAGACTCCATTTGAGATACCTGCAAGTTTACCGCCAGCCCTTGCTCAGACTGCAAAACCATCGTTGTCAATATTTCCTGCTAACCCCCTCTTAAGTCAAATATTCGAGTTCATTGAAGCTAATTACCATCAATCAATCAGCTTGTGCGACGTGGCTACTGCAATTGGTTACTCTCCAGCTTACTTAACCAACCTAGTGCGTCGTCATACAGGACAACCAGTGAATCATTGGATTATCGAGCGCCGGATGGCTGAAGCACGGGCTTTATTGATAGAGACTAACCAATCTGTGCATGAGATTGCTGAGACTGTGGGCTATCAAAATGAGGGTCATTTCTTTCGCCAATTTCGCCATCACCACAAAACCACCCCCCAAGTCTGGAGAAAAGCACAGCGCGAAGAACATCTAAAGATTGTGCATTGA
- a CDS encoding HAMP domain-containing protein, translating into MKLFHRLFYPPAWSIAAKISVALVCAVLIPMISTAYYNLQQSLKSVEAGEYRKLEVLATSTASRFDQLIIDHHRVVAQVSSDRHVVSFLAATTPEQREAYRPQLQQTLQNVFHSHPDLDAVLLMDAKGQCLAATDAKFIGQNYSTIQGKFYGTSILVDETTRWPGMFFSQLVRSPDSEIVGTTLLKMRGEDIWVMINALQIDSHTDIFLIDQQGVIIGHPNPSLLYHSLIPLPPETLNQELNREIAPDSNSHPYGVKQIQSLDIPSLKVMVRAKQPGQATYQLPHSQIPQIVGFAPLATQAWVLGISQPKAQFTAPLNRLIWLNSCSVVIVGGITAIIALLLGLSISQPIHALTIAAQALEDDNFDSHVLELHHTLAKVGHSQDDIGQLVRVFLEMTEQVRMRDQQLKVQVQELRIEIDETKRAIHVAEITENEHFQQIQKKIQKLKEQQVNANETETEYYQRLQNQVQTLKERSLN; encoded by the coding sequence ATGAAGCTCTTCCATCGGTTGTTTTATCCACCTGCCTGGTCAATTGCTGCCAAAATATCGGTAGCATTGGTTTGTGCTGTCCTGATACCGATGATCTCCACTGCCTACTACAATTTGCAACAAAGCTTAAAAAGTGTAGAGGCTGGAGAATACCGCAAACTGGAAGTCTTAGCCACCAGCACAGCTAGTCGTTTTGACCAGTTAATTATTGATCATCACCGTGTTGTAGCTCAAGTCAGCAGCGATCGCCATGTGGTGAGTTTCCTGGCTGCTACCACCCCCGAACAGCGGGAAGCCTACCGTCCCCAGCTACAACAAACCCTACAAAACGTCTTTCACTCTCATCCAGACCTGGATGCTGTGTTACTTATGGATGCAAAGGGTCAGTGTCTAGCGGCGACAGATGCAAAATTCATTGGTCAAAATTATTCTACTATTCAGGGCAAATTTTATGGAACTAGCATTTTAGTGGATGAAACAACCAGATGGCCAGGAATGTTTTTTTCCCAATTGGTGCGATCGCCTGATTCTGAGATTGTGGGAACTACCCTACTCAAGATGCGGGGAGAAGATATCTGGGTGATGATTAATGCCTTACAGATAGACTCCCACACGGACATCTTTCTCATTGACCAACAGGGAGTAATCATTGGTCATCCCAATCCATCTCTGCTCTACCATAGCCTGATTCCCCTACCACCAGAAACCCTCAACCAGGAGCTTAACAGGGAAATAGCGCCCGATTCTAATTCCCATCCCTACGGTGTGAAGCAGATTCAGAGCTTAGACATTCCCAGCTTAAAGGTAATGGTGAGAGCTAAACAGCCAGGTCAAGCCACCTATCAATTACCCCATTCCCAGATTCCTCAGATAGTGGGTTTTGCACCCTTAGCTACCCAAGCTTGGGTATTGGGAATCAGCCAACCTAAAGCTCAGTTTACCGCGCCTTTGAATCGCCTGATTTGGCTCAATAGCTGCAGCGTGGTCATTGTCGGCGGAATTACAGCAATTATCGCCCTGCTTTTAGGGCTAAGTATTTCTCAACCGATTCACGCCCTTACTATCGCCGCTCAAGCACTAGAAGATGACAATTTTGATAGTCATGTACTCGAACTACATCATACCTTGGCGAAAGTAGGTCATAGCCAAGACGATATCGGTCAATTAGTCCGAGTCTTCTTGGAAATGACCGAACAAGTGAGAATGCGCGACCAGCAGCTAAAAGTGCAAGTCCAGGAACTTCGCATCGAGATAGACGAAACCAAAAGAGCCATCCACGTTGCAGAAATTACCGAAAATGAACACTTTCAGCAAATACAAAAAAAGATTCAAAAACTCAAAGAACAGCAAGTAAATGCTAATGAAACTGAAACAGAGTACTACCAGCGATTGCAGAATCAAGTGCAAACCTTAAAAGAGCGATCGCTCAATTGA
- a CDS encoding nitrate/sulfonate/bicarbonate ABC transporter ATP-binding protein: MVPKTATEHLIALRGVNKSYRQPNGQQIVILDNINLELRPGEIVALLGPSGSGKSTLMRMIAGLIPPTQGEVIYHNQPMVGLNPGVAIVFQSFALYPWLTVLENVELGLKAKGEPPESRRQKALRMIDVIGLDGFENAYPKELSGGMRQRVGFARALAVEPELLCMDEPFSALDVLTAENLRFELLDLWLERRIPTQAILIVTHGIEEAVILADRIIVLGRNPGRIRSDLSVTLPHYRDRKHPNFQALVDQVYKIITNPEMETVESAQTVSVQAPTPQPRYQSLPPVRIGSIAGLLELLEDRQEKDLYRLAQELQLEVDEILPIVEGAKLMDFVEVAEGDISLIPIAHQFINGSIDERKQLVRSQLLTHVRLIQQIYRLLEAKRNQRIPEELVLDILESHFSPEEAERQLKTAIDWGRYAEIYGYDEPSGQIFLEQAANVEALG; this comes from the coding sequence GTGGTTCCCAAAACAGCAACTGAACACCTGATTGCCTTAAGAGGTGTAAATAAATCTTATCGGCAGCCTAACGGTCAGCAAATTGTTATCCTGGACAATATCAATCTCGAATTGCGTCCAGGGGAAATCGTTGCTTTGCTGGGGCCTTCGGGTTCAGGAAAGTCTACCTTAATGCGGATGATTGCGGGGTTGATTCCCCCCACCCAGGGTGAAGTGATATACCACAATCAGCCGATGGTTGGTTTAAATCCTGGAGTGGCGATTGTTTTCCAAAGTTTTGCCCTTTATCCTTGGTTAACTGTACTGGAAAATGTGGAACTGGGTTTGAAGGCGAAAGGGGAACCACCGGAATCTCGGCGACAAAAGGCGCTGCGAATGATTGACGTGATTGGTTTGGATGGGTTTGAAAATGCTTATCCTAAAGAACTTTCTGGGGGAATGCGTCAGCGTGTCGGCTTTGCAAGGGCTTTAGCCGTAGAACCAGAACTATTATGTATGGATGAGCCGTTTTCAGCTTTGGATGTGCTGACGGCTGAAAACTTGCGATTTGAATTATTAGATTTGTGGTTAGAGCGTCGTATACCTACCCAAGCAATTTTAATCGTTACCCACGGCATTGAAGAAGCTGTAATTTTAGCTGACCGGATTATTGTTTTAGGACGCAATCCTGGGAGAATCAGATCTGATTTATCTGTGACGTTACCCCATTACCGCGATCGCAAACACCCCAACTTTCAAGCTCTGGTAGACCAGGTGTATAAAATTATCACAAATCCAGAGATGGAGACAGTAGAATCAGCCCAAACGGTTTCTGTACAAGCACCAACACCACAGCCTAGGTATCAGTCTTTACCACCAGTCAGAATCGGCTCCATCGCCGGGTTATTAGAATTGTTAGAGGATCGTCAAGAAAAAGACCTTTACCGTTTGGCGCAAGAACTGCAATTAGAAGTGGATGAAATTCTCCCGATTGTGGAAGGTGCAAAATTAATGGATTTTGTGGAAGTAGCAGAGGGGGATATTAGCCTGATTCCAATCGCACATCAGTTTATTAATGGTAGCATTGACGAGCGTAAACAACTCGTCCGTTCGCAGCTGCTGACCCATGTCCGCTTGATACAGCAAATCTATCGTCTGCTAGAAGCAAAACGCAATCAACGCATCCCAGAGGAACTGGTTTTAGATATCCTAGAAAGTCACTTTAGCCCTGAAGAAGCCGAGCGACAATTAAAAACTGCGATTGATTGGGGTCGTTATGCGGAGATTTATGGTTATGATGAGCCATCTGGACAAATCTTCCTCGAACAAGCTGCAAATGTTGAAGCTTTAGGTTAA
- the ychF gene encoding redox-regulated ATPase YchF, which yields MLRAGIVGLPNVGKSTLFNAVVANAKAEAANFPFCTIEPNVGVVAVPDERLNVLANIAGSVQIIPARVEFVDIAGLVKGASQGEGLGNQFLSHIREVDAIVHVVRCFENDDIIHVAGSVDPARDIEIINLELGLSDLFQIERRIDRTRKQARTSKDAQFEVTVLEKLAVALNEGKSVRQVSLTAEESEIIKGLGLLTNKPIIYAANVSEDDLATGNDFVEQVRQVASQENAQVVIVSAQVEAELVELPEADKADFLESLGVKEGGLKSLIRATYALLGLRTYFTCGPKETRAWTINAGMSAPQAAGVIHSDFERGFIRAETVAYDALVTSGSMNGAKEKGLVRSEGKEYIVQEGDVLLFRFNV from the coding sequence ATGCTACGAGCCGGAATTGTCGGACTTCCCAACGTCGGAAAATCTACTTTATTTAATGCTGTAGTTGCTAACGCTAAAGCAGAAGCTGCTAACTTCCCTTTTTGCACGATTGAACCGAATGTCGGTGTGGTCGCAGTACCGGATGAACGCTTAAATGTTCTGGCTAATATTGCCGGTTCGGTGCAAATTATACCCGCACGGGTTGAGTTTGTGGATATTGCTGGTTTGGTCAAAGGCGCAAGTCAGGGTGAAGGACTTGGTAATCAATTTCTCTCTCATATTCGAGAAGTTGATGCGATTGTCCATGTAGTACGTTGTTTTGAAAATGATGATATCATCCATGTTGCTGGTTCTGTTGACCCAGCGCGAGATATAGAAATCATTAATTTGGAACTTGGTTTATCCGATTTATTTCAAATTGAAAGACGTATTGACCGCACGCGCAAACAAGCACGCACCAGCAAAGATGCACAGTTTGAAGTGACAGTGTTAGAAAAATTAGCTGTTGCTTTAAACGAGGGTAAATCGGTACGTCAGGTAAGTTTGACTGCAGAAGAATCAGAGATTATTAAGGGATTGGGACTGCTTACTAATAAACCAATTATCTACGCTGCGAATGTTTCTGAAGATGACTTAGCAACAGGTAATGATTTCGTCGAACAGGTGCGACAAGTTGCGTCCCAAGAAAATGCCCAAGTTGTGATAGTTTCGGCGCAAGTAGAAGCGGAATTAGTCGAATTACCAGAAGCAGATAAAGCTGATTTCTTGGAATCTTTAGGTGTGAAGGAAGGTGGTTTAAAATCTTTGATTCGCGCCACTTACGCCCTCTTAGGTCTGCGGACATATTTCACCTGTGGACCGAAAGAAACCCGCGCTTGGACAATCAATGCAGGAATGTCAGCACCCCAAGCTGCAGGCGTGATTCACTCTGATTTTGAGCGGGGTTTTATTCGCGCTGAAACCGTTGCTTATGATGCTTTAGTCACCTCTGGTTCGATGAATGGCGCCAAGGAAAAAGGATTGGTCAGAAGTGAAGGTAAAGAGTATATCGTGCAGGAAGGAGATGTGCTGTTGTTTAGATTTAATGTGTAG
- a CDS encoding HNH endonuclease translates to MTKVNLDALIPREDFEVQENSNPGKKKETISIEDIKTDSFFFSNIRKPDFQRETNEWDKTKICEFIKSFIDGDLIPAIILWRSTGGYLFVIDGSHRLSALAAWVNDDYGDGTISKSFYDHVIPDEQNRIAEETRKLVNKKVGSYNDFKLALTHPEKVKPEIVKSAKNLAALAIQLQWVEGDASKAENSFFKINQQATLIDKTELKLLESRRKPNSIAARAIIRSGKGHKYWSSFPDEIQNEIQEIAKEINAILFEPKLQTPIKTFDIPVAGKLYSDQTLPLILEFVNIVNNIDFNNKGIEDDTTGEATIKILKHVRKVAYRLNSNQPSSLGLHPIVYFYSKDGRYKTVSFLSIVDFVMKLDQRKKINDFIQVREKFEELVLEYDYLLQQIYVKYRSVQKSYIHISEFLQEAIVYLKSEKTIEETIDAILSTKTFQYLTVRKNIQPIDSSAQDFNTNKKSEIYIKGTLKNIPRCKICSGLIHRNSISIDHIQRKEDGGLANVDNGQITHPYCNTGYKN, encoded by the coding sequence ATGACTAAAGTTAATTTAGATGCGCTGATTCCACGAGAAGATTTTGAAGTACAAGAGAATAGTAATCCTGGAAAAAAGAAAGAAACGATTTCTATTGAAGATATTAAAACAGATTCTTTTTTCTTTTCAAATATACGCAAGCCTGATTTTCAGAGAGAAACTAATGAATGGGATAAAACCAAAATATGCGAATTTATCAAGAGTTTTATAGATGGTGATTTAATCCCGGCAATTATTCTATGGCGAAGTACAGGTGGATATTTATTTGTAATCGATGGTAGCCATAGATTAAGTGCTTTAGCTGCTTGGGTAAACGATGATTATGGTGATGGAACAATATCCAAATCATTTTATGACCATGTAATTCCTGATGAACAAAACAGGATTGCTGAAGAAACCCGAAAATTAGTGAATAAAAAAGTTGGTTCATATAATGATTTTAAGTTAGCTCTAACACATCCTGAGAAAGTTAAACCAGAAATTGTCAAATCTGCTAAAAATTTAGCTGCGTTAGCAATTCAACTTCAGTGGGTTGAGGGTGATGCAAGTAAAGCAGAAAATTCTTTCTTCAAAATAAATCAACAAGCTACGTTAATTGATAAAACTGAGCTAAAGCTTCTTGAATCTAGAAGGAAGCCTAACAGTATAGCTGCACGTGCAATTATTAGAAGTGGTAAAGGCCATAAATATTGGTCATCTTTTCCAGATGAAATACAGAATGAAATACAAGAGATAGCTAAAGAAATTAATGCAATTCTTTTTGAGCCTAAACTGCAAACTCCAATCAAAACTTTTGATATTCCAGTTGCTGGAAAGCTTTATTCTGATCAAACACTACCACTAATTTTAGAGTTTGTAAATATTGTTAATAATATAGATTTTAACAACAAAGGAATTGAAGATGATACCACAGGAGAAGCAACAATCAAAATTTTAAAACATGTCAGAAAAGTTGCTTATCGATTAAACAGTAATCAGCCTTCATCTTTGGGGCTACATCCAATTGTATATTTTTATTCAAAAGATGGAAGATATAAAACAGTGTCGTTTTTGTCTATTGTTGATTTTGTAATGAAACTAGATCAAAGAAAAAAAATTAATGATTTCATTCAAGTTAGAGAAAAATTTGAAGAATTAGTTTTAGAATATGATTATTTATTACAGCAGATTTACGTAAAGTATAGGTCTGTTCAAAAAAGCTACATCCATATATCTGAGTTTCTTCAAGAAGCTATTGTCTATTTAAAATCTGAAAAAACAATTGAGGAAACGATAGATGCAATTTTATCTACTAAAACTTTTCAATATTTGACTGTTCGTAAGAACATTCAGCCAATAGATTCATCAGCACAAGACTTCAATACAAATAAAAAAAGTGAGATTTACATTAAGGGAACATTAAAAAATATACCCAGATGTAAAATTTGCAGCGGTCTTATTCATAGAAACTCTATTTCCATTGATCATATACAGCGTAAAGAAGATGGTGGATTGGCAAATGTAGATAATGGACAAATAACACATCCTTATTGTAATACTGGATATAAAAATTAA
- the crcB gene encoding fluoride efflux transporter CrcB has protein sequence MLQDPNLRHPIAISLGAIAGALSRYYIGIWFAQRFGTSFPYGTFFINLSGCLAMGFFATLAVEKVAIISPEVRLLVATGFLGAYTTFSTYGLETISLLRTGHLLATIGYWGGSAILGIICVQLGVIAAKLWK, from the coding sequence ATGTTGCAAGATCCAAACCTGCGCCATCCCATCGCGATTAGTTTAGGTGCGATCGCCGGGGCTTTAAGTCGTTACTATATCGGTATATGGTTTGCACAGCGTTTCGGGACAAGTTTTCCCTATGGCACCTTTTTTATCAACCTCAGCGGTTGTTTGGCGATGGGATTTTTCGCTACCTTAGCTGTAGAGAAGGTGGCGATAATTTCCCCAGAAGTGCGGTTGTTAGTAGCAACAGGATTTTTAGGCGCATACACAACTTTCTCTACCTACGGGTTAGAGACTATTTCTTTATTGCGTACTGGTCATTTATTAGCCACCATTGGTTACTGGGGTGGTAGCGCAATTTTAGGAATTATCTGCGTTCAGTTAGGTGTCATCGCAGCCAAATTATGGAAGTAA
- a CDS encoding aminotransferase class I/II-fold pyridoxal phosphate-dependent enzyme, whose product MLHQNQTPLIEALKTSISRHHAPFYTPGHKRGAGISPTLTDLLGKQVFRADLTELAELDNLFTPQSAILAAQELAAAAFGASQTWFLVNGSTCGIEAAILATCGVGDKIILPRNVHSSVIAGLILSGAIPIFINPEYDPILDIPHSITPKAVQAALAKHPQAKAVFAVYPTYYGVCGNLRAIAHITHQYNIPLLVDEAHGAHFAFHPQLPTPALAAGADLTVQSIHKTLGAITQASMLHIQGNRIDSDRISKALQLVQSTSPSYLLLASLDAARHQMAINGEQLMSRTLQLAQEAITKINQIPGFSIPLTACKESPGFVALDQTRLTVTVSDLGFTGFAAEEILDQLGVTAEFSSLQHLTFILSLGNTPADIQQLVQSFATLSQMTPQAKRGLILWDNDFMMGNSVQISPREAFFSPTETLPIEKTSDRICTEILCPYPPGIPILMPGEVITKAAIDYLCQIQAMGGFITGCADTTLRTLKVVKQSRVKSPKSRV is encoded by the coding sequence ATGCTCCATCAAAACCAAACACCCTTAATAGAAGCCTTAAAAACCTCCATTTCTCGTCATCACGCACCATTTTACACCCCAGGACATAAACGCGGTGCAGGAATTTCACCGACATTAACTGATTTACTAGGTAAACAAGTCTTCCGCGCCGATTTAACCGAACTAGCAGAATTAGATAATTTATTCACACCTCAAAGCGCAATTTTAGCAGCGCAAGAATTAGCAGCAGCAGCTTTTGGCGCATCACAAACATGGTTTTTAGTCAATGGTTCCACCTGTGGAATTGAAGCCGCAATTCTCGCTACTTGTGGTGTAGGAGATAAAATTATTCTGCCGCGAAACGTACATTCTTCAGTTATCGCCGGCTTAATTCTCTCTGGCGCCATACCCATTTTTATCAATCCTGAATATGACCCAATTTTAGATATTCCCCACAGTATCACACCCAAGGCAGTGCAAGCAGCTTTAGCAAAACATCCCCAAGCCAAAGCAGTATTCGCAGTTTACCCAACATATTACGGCGTTTGTGGAAATTTGAGAGCGATCGCCCACATTACCCATCAATATAATATCCCTTTACTCGTAGACGAAGCCCACGGCGCACACTTCGCCTTTCATCCCCAACTACCCACCCCAGCCCTAGCTGCAGGTGCTGATTTAACCGTACAATCCATCCATAAGACCCTGGGTGCAATCACCCAAGCATCGATGCTGCATATCCAAGGTAACAGGATAGATAGCGATCGCATCAGTAAAGCCTTGCAATTAGTCCAGTCTACCAGCCCCAGCTACTTACTTTTAGCTTCCCTCGACGCAGCACGTCACCAAATGGCTATCAACGGGGAACAACTAATGTCCCGCACTTTGCAACTTGCACAGGAAGCCATAACCAAAATCAACCAAATTCCTGGATTCTCTATCCCCCTCACCGCTTGCAAAGAGTCACCTGGTTTTGTCGCGTTAGATCAAACCAGACTAACCGTCACCGTTTCCGACTTAGGTTTCACCGGCTTCGCAGCAGAAGAAATTTTAGACCAACTTGGCGTAACTGCAGAATTTTCTTCCCTACAGCATCTCACATTTATTCTCAGCTTGGGAAATACACCAGCAGATATTCAGCAATTAGTCCAAAGTTTTGCCACCCTATCCCAGATGACCCCCCAAGCGAAGAGGGGATTAATTTTATGGGATAATGATTTTATGATGGGTAACTCTGTGCAAATTTCGCCCCGCGAAGCTTTTTTCAGTCCTACAGAAACCTTACCCATCGAAAAAACAAGCGATCGCATTTGTACAGAAATCCTTTGTCCCTATCCTCCAGGAATACCTATTTTAATGCCAGGAGAAGTAATTACCAAAGCCGCCATAGATTACCTGTGCCAAATTCAGGCGATGGGAGGGTTTATCACAGGTTGTGCTGATACTACCCTCCGCACTTTAAAGGTAGTTAAACAGTCCAGAGTCAAGAGTCCAAAGTCAAGAGTCTAA
- a CDS encoding MinD/ParA family protein, with protein MAQIIAVHSFRGGTGKSNLIANLAATMVLQGQRVGIIDTDIQSPGIHVIFGINENNIQYTLNDYLWGHCDIKETAYDVTNALIAEQGNTGTIKGSLYLVPSSIKTSEIARILREGYDVIRLNDGFQELIRSLKLDYLLIDTHPGLNEETLLSIGIAHALVILLRPDHQDFQGTAVTVDVARKLNGSKMVLVINKVLPNLNFTDLQQQVEKIYNVPVAGILPLAEEMVQLASKGVFCLRYSQHPITETIKAITNQIAGVVVS; from the coding sequence ATGGCACAAATTATCGCTGTTCACTCATTCCGTGGCGGTACTGGAAAATCAAACTTAATTGCCAATCTAGCGGCTACTATGGTGCTGCAAGGGCAACGTGTAGGCATTATTGATACAGATATCCAATCCCCAGGAATTCACGTCATTTTCGGTATTAATGAGAATAATATCCAATATACCCTCAATGATTATTTATGGGGGCATTGTGATATCAAAGAAACCGCATATGATGTTACTAATGCTTTAATTGCCGAACAGGGAAATACAGGTACTATTAAGGGCAGTCTTTACTTAGTTCCTTCTAGTATTAAAACCAGTGAAATTGCCAGAATTCTCCGCGAGGGATATGATGTAATCAGACTCAACGACGGCTTTCAAGAACTCATTCGCAGCCTGAAACTGGACTACTTATTAATAGATACACACCCTGGTTTAAATGAAGAAACCTTACTTTCCATTGGGATTGCTCATGCTCTAGTCATCCTGCTACGACCAGATCATCAAGACTTCCAGGGAACTGCTGTTACAGTTGATGTAGCGCGAAAGTTGAACGGATCAAAAATGGTATTGGTAATCAATAAAGTGTTACCAAACTTAAATTTTACCGACTTACAACAACAGGTAGAAAAAATATATAACGTCCCCGTGGCTGGGATTTTACCCCTAGCGGAAGAGATGGTACAACTAGCAAGCAAAGGAGTATTTTGTCTGCGCTACTCTCAGCATCCAATCACTGAGACAATCAAAGCCATTACTAACCAAATTGCTGGTGTAGTTGTTAGTTAG
- a CDS encoding ABC transporter permease subunit — protein MTRPLTPANKILGRLGWTWQDGLLILLIVAFAVAIVKTGSQFSGTFQGNLTISTDISALPGYTAQTLVRMTLAYFLSLFFTLIYSYTAYRYRVAAMVMIPLLDILQSIPVLSFLPGVVLALIALFPGQRIGIELASILLIFTGMTWNMTFSFYQSLQSIPRELLEAAQIYRLNLWHRFWTLELPAGVIGLVWNSVMSVAGGWFFLIAIESFTLGDKDFRLPGLGSFLASAASKGDFKAIFWGLTLLIGVIVAIDFFVWRPLIAWAEKFKLEMVESQDAPQSWVLDIFRRSPTLKILSDSIFRPLQAALDDGLIRSFPVRTLPVNAQGNLHWLKFVNWLFVSGFALIVLWGTWEAVLLLRTLTWDNWLQVIKGAVFTALRVTIALILSLLWTVPVGVAIGRNRRLAQILQPIVQIAASVPATALFPILLLGLTHIAGGLQIGAIALMMLGTMWYLLFNVIAGAQSIPSDLIEAAWVYKLSLVERWRTLILPAIFPYLVTGIITAVGGAWNASIVSEYVTFQGRVITTSGLGATISNATATGNFSLLLAATTVMSLLVVMTNRLVWRPLYRLAQEKYQLLI, from the coding sequence ATGACTCGACCCCTAACGCCGGCTAACAAAATTTTAGGACGCTTAGGCTGGACTTGGCAAGATGGATTGCTGATTCTGCTGATTGTGGCTTTTGCTGTCGCTATTGTCAAAACTGGTTCCCAGTTCAGCGGTACATTTCAAGGTAATCTGACGATTTCCACAGACATTTCTGCTTTACCAGGGTATACAGCCCAAACTTTGGTAAGGATGACATTAGCTTACTTTTTATCCCTATTTTTTACCCTGATTTATTCCTATACTGCTTATCGTTACCGCGTCGCAGCAATGGTGATGATTCCTTTACTGGATATTCTGCAATCGATTCCAGTATTATCCTTTTTACCAGGAGTAGTGTTAGCTTTAATCGCCCTATTTCCAGGTCAGCGCATTGGTATAGAACTTGCCTCAATTCTGCTAATATTCACAGGTATGACCTGGAATATGACCTTTAGTTTTTACCAGTCACTGCAAAGCATTCCGCGAGAATTGCTAGAAGCAGCACAGATTTATCGCCTGAATTTATGGCACCGGTTTTGGACATTAGAATTACCAGCAGGTGTAATTGGGTTGGTTTGGAATAGCGTCATGTCTGTAGCTGGAGGCTGGTTTTTTTTAATCGCCATAGAATCCTTTACCCTGGGAGATAAAGACTTTCGCTTACCAGGATTAGGCTCATTTTTAGCCAGCGCAGCTAGCAAGGGAGACTTTAAAGCGATATTCTGGGGTTTAACGTTGCTAATTGGCGTCATTGTCGCCATAGATTTTTTTGTATGGCGACCATTGATAGCTTGGGCAGAAAAATTTAAATTAGAGATGGTAGAATCGCAAGATGCACCGCAATCGTGGGTATTAGATATTTTCAGGCGATCGCCTACCTTAAAAATCCTCAGTGATAGCATTTTTCGCCCATTGCAAGCAGCCCTTGACGATGGTTTGATTCGCTCCTTTCCTGTGCGTACCCTCCCCGTCAACGCTCAAGGAAACTTACACTGGTTGAAATTCGTCAATTGGCTATTTGTCAGCGGTTTCGCCTTAATTGTCCTCTGGGGAACCTGGGAAGCAGTCTTATTATTAAGAACCTTGACTTGGGATAATTGGCTACAGGTAATTAAAGGCGCTGTATTTACCGCCTTACGGGTGACAATTGCCTTAATATTATCATTATTGTGGACAGTTCCCGTCGGAGTCGCCATTGGTCGTAATCGTCGATTAGCCCAAATTTTACAGCCAATAGTGCAAATAGCCGCTTCCGTACCAGCGACAGCATTATTTCCCATCCTGTTGTTAGGCTTAACCCACATCGCAGGTGGCTTACAAATTGGTGCGATCGCCCTAATGATGTTAGGAACAATGTGGTATCTTCTATTTAACGTCATCGCCGGCGCACAATCGATTCCCTCAGACCTAATCGAAGCCGCATGGGTATATAAACTTTCCCTTGTGGAACGCTGGCGCACTCTAATTTTACCCGCAATCTTTCCCTACCTAGTTACAGGAATCATTACCGCCGTTGGTGGCGCTTGGAATGCTAGTATTGTGAGTGAATACGTCACCTTCCAAGGACGGGTGATTACCACATCTGGACTTGGTGCGACAATTTCTAATGCTACAGCTACAGGTAATTTTTCCTTACTTCTAGCAGCTACAACGGTCATGTCTTTGTTAGTGGTGATGACTAATCGTTTAGTTTGGCGTCCCCTCTACCGCTTGGCTCAGGAAAAATATCAATTGTTGATTTAA